A window from Erythrolamprus reginae isolate rEryReg1 chromosome 11, rEryReg1.hap1, whole genome shotgun sequence encodes these proteins:
- the LOC139173882 gene encoding LOW QUALITY PROTEIN: zinc finger and BTB domain-containing protein 26-like (The sequence of the model RefSeq protein was modified relative to this genomic sequence to represent the inferred CDS: deleted 2 bases in 2 codons), which produces MAPACERLQFRFPGYGDGVLHRMDQLREQRRFCDVTVQVNELRVPGHRVVFAACSPFLRDQFLLNDSQEVMVSLFQSPEIGRQLLLSCYTGCLDVPIKELVNYLTAASFLQMGHVVERCAQAVSHYLVPKTDALRQEKQEEENDEQQDGDEEEEEEEEGGKQPSSTPGKEDCEETKMAGVEFTPRGSHGPASPAISLSLINSAVEITRSYLQGCYGEMGAGKGLPFPSAMPSPSPPWRSYPSHRHRPAINYHREWRAGGGASSWKVPGLERPYRCPRCSRAFQQLGPLVSHVQEHKLFLCLRCGKVFSQKSNLTRHIRVHTGFKPFQCPICRKCFTQNATLQDHLNLHSGIKPHRCNYCEMHFTHKPGLRRHLKELHGKSTVQNSHEEIEEVTIDFDVRGGGDEGSYSLNGRFFRNPKGALPLPASSL; this is translated from the exons ATGGCCCCAGCTTGCGAGCGGCTGCAGTTCCGGTTCCCCGGCTACGGCGATGGCGTCCTGCACCGCATGGACCAGCTGCGGGAGCAGCGCCGCTTCTGCGACGTGACGGTGCAGGTGAACGAGCTGCGGGTCCCCGGCCACCGCGTGGTCTTCGCCGCCTGCTCCCCTTTCCTGCGCGACCAGTTCCTGCTCAACGATTCGCAAGAGGTGATGGTCTCCCTCTTCCAGAGCCCGGAGATCGGGCGACAGCTTCTGCTCTCCTGCTACACGGGGTGCCTGGACGTGCCCATCAAGGAACTGGTCAACTACTTGACGGCGGCGTCCTTCTTGCAGATGGGCCACGTGGTGGAGCGCTGCGCCCAGGCCGTCTCCCACTACCTAGTCCCGAAGACAGACGCCCTACGACaggagaagcaggaggaggagaacgaCGAACAGCAAGatggagatgaagaggaggaggaggaagaagaaggggggaaacAGCCCTCGTCCACCCCGGGCAAAGAAGACTGCGAAGAAACCAAAATGGCGGGC GTGGAGTTCACCCCGCGCGGCTCCCACGGCCCGGCCTCTCCCGCCATTTCCCTCTCCCTCATCAACTCCGCCGTGGAGATCACCCGCAGCTACCTGCAGGGTTGCTACGGCGAGATGGGGGCCGGCAAAGGGCTCCCCTTCCCCTCCGCGATGCCCTCGCCCTCTCCTCCGTGGAGGAGCTACCCCTCGCACCGCCACCGCCCGGCGATCAACTACCACCGGgagtggcgggcgggcggcggggcgTCGTCGTGGAAGGTCCCGGGTTTGGAGCGTCCTTACCGCTGCCCCCGTTGCAGCCGGGCCTTCCAGCAGCTGGGCCCCCTGGTCAGCCACGTCCAGGAGCACAAGCTCTTCCTGTGCCTCCGCTGCGGCAAGGTCTTCTCGCAGAAGAGCAACCTGACGCGCCACATCCGGGTCCACACGGGCTTCAAGCCCTTCCAGTGCCCCATCTGCCGGAAGTGCTTCACCCAGAACGCCACCTTGCAGGACCACCTCAACCTGCACAGCGGCATCAAGCCCCACCGGTGCAACTACTGCGAGATGCACTTCACCCACAAGCCG GGGCTGCGGCGCCACCTGAAGGAGCTCCACGGGAAGAGCACCGTGCAGAACAGCCACGAGGAGATCGAGGAGGTCACCATCGATTTCGACGTGCGGGGAGGAGGGGACGAGGGCAGCTACAGCCTCAACGGCAGGTTCTTCCGCAACCCGAAGGGGGCGCTCCCGCTCCCCGCGTCCTCTCTATGA